One part of the Sorangiineae bacterium MSr11954 genome encodes these proteins:
- a CDS encoding FIST C-terminal domain-containing protein, producing MTTATVVHTGVASSEEAGASLGSRIHQAFGGERPDALILFASPRYDFSKLLLAIDMECRPRTLVGTSSAGEFTGQAQGVGLACAMAIRAPEMRFHASLGRALSRDPRKAASEMIATFHGIGNPSFAYRTALVFADAMAGQSDRFALHLSTLTGGSYRFVGGGAGDERFEDRVVFHGTEVVADAAVALEILSNKPIGVGVTHGWSPRSGAFRVTEAEGLRLASLNAIAAADVFEDHAERTGQKMDRQDAFPFFLHNILGVDTGPGPKKLRVPLRVQDDGAVSCAAEIPEGATVRIMGCTTATAAEAAVQSTKEAMRQLEGHKPALAIFFDCVATRLRMGHDFGIELDSIRNELGEAKLLGCNTIGQIVSAEGQFSGFHNCTAVTCLIPE from the coding sequence ATGACTACCGCCACGGTCGTGCACACGGGCGTTGCATCGAGCGAAGAAGCCGGCGCTTCGCTCGGGAGCCGGATCCACCAGGCGTTCGGCGGTGAGCGCCCGGACGCGCTGATCCTGTTTGCGTCACCGCGCTACGATTTTTCGAAGCTGCTCTTGGCCATCGACATGGAGTGCCGTCCGCGCACCCTGGTGGGCACCTCGTCGGCCGGCGAGTTCACGGGGCAGGCGCAAGGCGTGGGGCTCGCGTGCGCCATGGCCATTCGCGCCCCCGAGATGCGGTTTCATGCGAGCCTGGGGCGCGCGCTGAGCCGCGATCCGCGCAAGGCGGCCTCGGAGATGATCGCGACCTTTCACGGCATCGGCAATCCTTCGTTCGCGTACCGAACGGCGCTCGTCTTCGCCGACGCCATGGCGGGGCAGAGCGATCGATTCGCCTTGCACCTCAGCACCTTGACGGGCGGCAGCTACCGCTTCGTGGGCGGCGGCGCGGGCGACGAGCGCTTCGAGGATCGGGTCGTCTTCCATGGCACCGAGGTGGTGGCCGACGCGGCGGTGGCGCTCGAGATCCTCTCGAACAAGCCCATTGGCGTGGGGGTCACGCACGGCTGGTCGCCGCGCAGCGGGGCCTTTCGCGTCACCGAGGCGGAGGGCTTGCGGCTCGCGAGCTTGAACGCCATCGCCGCCGCCGACGTGTTCGAGGATCACGCCGAGCGCACCGGGCAGAAGATGGACCGTCAGGATGCCTTTCCGTTCTTCCTGCACAACATCCTGGGGGTCGACACCGGCCCCGGCCCCAAGAAGCTGCGTGTGCCGCTCCGCGTGCAAGACGATGGCGCGGTGAGCTGCGCGGCGGAGATCCCCGAGGGCGCGACCGTTCGCATCATGGGTTGCACGACGGCCACCGCGGCGGAGGCCGCCGTCCAGAGCACCAAGGAGGCGATGCGCCAGCTGGAAGGCCACAAGCCGGCCCTGGCCATCTTCTTCGATTGCGTGGCCACCCGGCTTCGGATGGGGCACGACTTCGGCATCGAGCTCGACTCGATTCGAAACGAGCTTGGCGAAGCAAAGCTTTTAGGGTGCAATACGATTGGTCAAATCGTGAGCGCGGAGGGGCAGTTCTCCGGCTTTCACAACTGCACCGCGGTGACTTGCTTGATTCCGGAGTAG
- a CDS encoding HAMP domain-containing histidine kinase gives MLLSVLTSHAALETENSELRHKLRRAEEARDHLARELADRTQTSERLAGVLAHDLRNPLGAILAGVDLLKRRGGLGELQANILGRIHSSGQHAAHLIEELLDFTQARLGGGLKIHRAPTDMTAIARQVIDETEPAYPGRCIRLETEGDVDGDWDEERLAQIFSNLLANALAHSPEDAAITVRTWTRDGEAFTSVHNGGPAIDEEAMGQLFEPFRRGEKRTARSGKHLGLGLYIVQQIVRAHGGRVEVRSTENEGTTFLVSLPRADELVSAPKPHMESSMGGTEEAATERY, from the coding sequence GTGCTCTTGTCCGTGCTCACCTCGCACGCGGCGCTCGAGACCGAGAACTCGGAGCTGCGCCACAAATTACGAAGGGCGGAGGAGGCGCGGGACCACCTCGCCCGAGAGCTCGCCGACCGCACGCAGACGAGCGAGCGGCTCGCGGGTGTGCTCGCCCACGATCTGCGAAACCCGCTGGGGGCGATCCTCGCGGGGGTCGATCTCTTGAAACGGCGGGGCGGGCTCGGTGAGCTACAGGCCAATATCCTGGGCCGCATTCATTCGTCGGGGCAGCACGCAGCGCACCTGATCGAGGAGTTGCTCGACTTCACCCAAGCGCGCCTGGGCGGGGGGTTGAAGATCCATCGCGCCCCCACCGACATGACCGCGATCGCGCGTCAGGTCATCGATGAAACGGAGCCCGCCTATCCGGGGCGGTGTATCCGGCTCGAGACGGAAGGTGACGTGGACGGCGATTGGGACGAGGAGCGGCTCGCCCAAATCTTCTCCAACCTGCTCGCCAACGCGCTCGCGCACAGCCCCGAGGACGCCGCGATCACCGTGAGGACGTGGACCCGGGATGGCGAGGCGTTCACCAGCGTGCACAACGGGGGTCCCGCCATCGACGAAGAGGCCATGGGCCAGCTCTTCGAGCCATTCCGGCGCGGCGAAAAGAGGACCGCGCGCTCGGGCAAGCACCTCGGGCTGGGCTTGTACATCGTCCAGCAGATCGTCCGAGCCCATGGCGGACGGGTCGAGGTGCGCTCCACCGAAAACGAGGGGACGACGTTCCTCGTCTCCTTACCACGCGCGGATGAGTTAGTCTCCGCTCCGAAGCCGCACATGGAGTCTTCGATGGGAGGCACCGAAGAGGCGGCAACGGAAAGGTACTGA
- a CDS encoding ATP-binding protein — translation MSSTIAEIGREFRNPRVAHEAQNHSVFFYEDEALLSESVSNFIGAGLSAGDPIHVVATPEHRRIIRERLESSTPDLQSALQSGLLTMADARETLSLFMVNGMPDAARFAAVVEPILRARPGARMHVYGEMVDLLCRDGRPEAAIQLEKLWNELAVRHSFSLFCAYVMDTFSGAKSSLYESVCEAHTHAHPVRGESETHMRLRTIAGLRQRARVLEAEVERSKHSDVFRLLVESLTDYAIFMLDPTGIVSSWNGGAERIKGYAAHEIIGQHVSTFYPPETRETGKIEKALEIARREGRFEEEGWRIRKDGSRFWASVILSALRSQSNGELVGVAMVTRDLTERRNAEQERIRLAQVEESMRVKDAFLATISHELRTPLNAIHGWSCILQEERNGSVLSKGLETIRRNAEAQIKLVDDLLDMSRIIAGKMRIEAKVADMVAIVRDALEGVRPGAHAKNIELVLDCPEHPMALVGDPVRLQQVAWNFISNAVKFTGQGGTVSIRLRREGAIIELTVSDTGRGVEPEFLPYIFEPFRQADSSATRRVGGLGLGLAIAKQIVELHGGQVAATSAGAGQGTTFTAMFPVRAVVPMGAIPAVPGEASPQGSLRLDGVRVLVVDDEPDARELLRALLQKRGAVVRLAGSAPEGRHAVEWFRPHVIVSDVGMPDEDGYQFLRSIRAMSREMGGGTPAIALSAYAYPEDRRRALLAGYTNHLAKPVDHEELLDTVHNLANVGATPWARTLVR, via the coding sequence ATGAGCTCCACGATCGCTGAAATAGGTCGAGAGTTTCGAAACCCCCGTGTGGCGCACGAAGCGCAGAATCACTCCGTCTTCTTCTACGAGGACGAGGCGCTCCTGAGCGAGTCGGTGTCCAACTTCATTGGCGCGGGTCTCTCGGCCGGCGATCCGATCCACGTGGTGGCGACCCCCGAGCATCGGAGAATCATTCGCGAGCGGCTCGAGTCGAGCACTCCGGACCTCCAGAGCGCGCTTCAATCGGGCCTCCTGACGATGGCCGATGCGCGCGAGACGTTGAGCCTCTTCATGGTGAATGGCATGCCCGATGCGGCGCGCTTCGCCGCGGTCGTCGAGCCCATCCTTCGAGCGCGTCCGGGGGCGCGCATGCACGTCTACGGCGAGATGGTCGACCTGCTTTGCCGCGACGGCCGGCCGGAAGCGGCCATTCAGCTCGAGAAGCTCTGGAACGAGCTGGCCGTTCGCCACTCGTTCTCCCTCTTCTGCGCATACGTGATGGATACGTTCTCCGGGGCAAAGTCGAGCCTTTACGAGAGTGTGTGCGAGGCTCATACTCACGCCCATCCGGTCCGGGGAGAAAGCGAGACCCATATGCGGTTGCGCACGATCGCCGGTCTAAGGCAGCGCGCGCGTGTACTCGAAGCCGAAGTCGAGCGAAGCAAACACTCCGACGTCTTCCGACTGCTCGTCGAGAGCTTGACGGACTATGCCATCTTCATGCTCGATCCCACCGGGATCGTGTCGAGCTGGAATGGCGGCGCCGAGCGCATCAAAGGATACGCGGCGCACGAGATCATCGGGCAGCACGTCTCCACGTTCTATCCGCCCGAGACGCGCGAGACGGGGAAGATCGAGAAGGCGCTCGAGATCGCGCGCCGCGAAGGCCGCTTCGAAGAGGAGGGGTGGCGCATTCGCAAGGACGGCTCCCGCTTTTGGGCCAGCGTCATCCTCAGCGCCCTTCGCTCCCAGAGCAATGGGGAGCTCGTGGGGGTCGCCATGGTGACCCGCGATCTAACCGAGCGCCGCAACGCCGAGCAGGAGCGGATCCGGCTCGCCCAAGTCGAAGAGTCGATGCGGGTCAAGGACGCGTTCCTCGCGACCATCTCGCACGAGCTGCGCACCCCGCTGAACGCCATTCATGGCTGGTCGTGCATCCTGCAAGAGGAGCGCAATGGAAGCGTGCTCTCCAAGGGCCTGGAGACGATCCGGCGCAACGCGGAGGCGCAGATCAAGCTCGTCGACGATCTGCTCGATATGTCGCGCATCATCGCGGGCAAGATGCGCATCGAGGCCAAGGTGGCCGATATGGTCGCCATCGTGCGCGACGCGCTCGAGGGGGTGCGCCCTGGCGCGCACGCGAAGAACATCGAGCTCGTGCTCGATTGCCCGGAGCACCCCATGGCGCTGGTGGGCGATCCCGTGCGCCTGCAGCAAGTGGCGTGGAATTTCATCTCGAACGCCGTGAAGTTCACGGGCCAAGGTGGCACCGTCTCCATCCGGCTGCGCCGGGAGGGCGCGATCATCGAGCTCACGGTGAGCGACACCGGGCGCGGCGTGGAGCCGGAGTTTCTTCCTTACATCTTCGAGCCGTTCCGGCAGGCCGACAGCTCGGCGACCCGCCGGGTGGGCGGCTTGGGCCTGGGGCTGGCCATCGCCAAGCAGATCGTCGAGCTTCACGGCGGACAGGTGGCGGCGACCAGCGCGGGGGCGGGCCAAGGCACCACGTTCACCGCGATGTTCCCCGTTCGCGCCGTCGTTCCGATGGGCGCCATCCCCGCCGTCCCGGGCGAAGCCTCGCCCCAAGGATCGCTGCGCCTCGATGGCGTGCGCGTGTTGGTGGTCGACGACGAGCCGGACGCGCGCGAGCTGCTCCGGGCGCTCCTGCAGAAGCGGGGCGCGGTGGTGCGCCTCGCGGGCTCCGCGCCCGAGGGCCGTCACGCCGTCGAGTGGTTCCGCCCGCACGTGATCGTGAGCGACGTGGGGATGCCGGACGAAGACGGCTATCAGTTCCTCCGGAGCATCCGCGCCATGTCGCGCGAAATGGGGGGCGGGACGCCGGCCATCGCGCTCTCCGCGTATGCGTACCCCGAGGATCGCCGGCGCGCGCTCTTGGCCGGGTACACGAACCATCTGGCCAAGCCGGTGGATCACGAAGAGCTCCTCGACACGGTGCACAACTTGGCCAATGTAGGCGCCACCCCCTGGGCTCGAACCCTCGTGCGCTAA